From the genome of Corallococcus macrosporus DSM 14697:
GCTTGTGCAACGCGATGGGGATGCGGATCCGGGTGCCATCCAACTGCAGATAGATGGTGGCGAACTTCTCGTCGAGCTGCTCGACCCGCATCGCGGGTGAGACGACCAGCCGCACCTCGTCCGCGCCGCCAGCCGGCTCGCGAGGGTCCGTCGGAGACAGAGCGTCCGCCATCACACCGCTCCAGCCGCTGCCGGCTTGAGCTCCGGCGCCGCGTCTTCCTCGAGCGCCGCCAGCAGCTCACGCCTGACCCGCGCTGACCGCTCCGGCTGCGAGCCGGCCAGGGCGCTTCGAAGGACGCAGATCATCAGCTCGCGCCCGAGCTCCGGGTCACTGGCGCCCGTCAGCGCGTCATGCACGCGGCGGTCCGGGATACGCGTGCGAATCAGCTCCGCGTTCTTCCTCGCGAACCGGCCCAGCTCGTCCCTCCAGTCCACCGACTTCGCGTACGCGCGCAGGTTGAGGGCGTTGATGAAGTCGAAGCTGACGGTGGTCGAGTCCGACAGCGTCACGACGTGGTGCGCCCAGTTCGGTCCCCAGATGAGCAGCTCCCCGGGATTGAGCAGCCCGGTCCACGGGCGGGCTTCGCGCCAGGTCGGGAACTCGTCATCGTTGGGGTTCAGGGGGTCCAGGTAGCCGACGTCCGGGTTGTAGTAGTGGCGCTTGTCCTCGGCGCTGTAGAGGATCGCCCGCTTCTGCCCCCGCAGTTGCGCCAGGTAGGCGATGACCGCGTTGTTGTCCTGGTGCAGCGGCGTGAGCGCGCCCTTCAGGCTCACGTACAGCCAGACGTGGTTGCCTGACTGGTAGTAGTACGGGATCTCGTTGTTGAAGTGCTCCAGCGGCTCCGGGAGGATGGGGTCGAGCTGCGAGAAGACCTCCTCCCGGGCATGGCGGACCAGCCGGAGGTTCCCGCTGTACAGGGGCAGGCCGAGCTCCCGCAGGAGCTGCGCGCTGCCCTTCGACCACTTCCCCTCGAAGAGCGCCTCCACGCGCTCCGGGGCCTTGACGTACTCCAGATAGGTCCCGAAGTCGGTCATCACCTGGCACATCTTCGCCTGCTTCTGGGTGACGAACTGCGGCGCGCCAGCCGTCACCGGCAGGTGCCCGAACATCTCGCTGAGCGCGTCCAGCTCGCCCCACCGCTTGCTGGCGAGCCACTTGTCAGTGAAGCCCCGCACCACGCAAGGCTGCCGGGTGAGCACGTCCGGCGACTTCTCCACCAGTTGGCGGAACGCTTCGAGGTCATAGGCGGGAATCGGTGTGGCTTCCATTCGGCGGTCCCTCGTGCCTGACGTGGATGATGAACAGTAGCGCTAGCTCGCGCGGTTCGAGCGCCCGAGCTGGGAATGCCATTGGTCCGCGGCCTCGCGAATGAGCTCCGCGGCGATCGCGCTCGTCGAGGTCTGGACGTCGAGCACCGGGTTGACCTCGACCACGTCGAGCCCCGAGATCCTGCGTTCGCGCACCAGCGCGCTCAGGATCCGGCGCACGTGCAGCGGGTGCAGGCCATCTGGCACCGGGGCGCCGGTGCCGGGCGCATGGAACGGGTCCACCGCGTCGATGTCGATGGAGACGTAGCAGGGCAGCGCTTCCGGCACGAGCGCCAGGAGCTCGGCGTCGGACAGGTTGCGCGCGCGGGCCGAGGTGATGACGACGGCGTCATCCCCCAGCGAGCGCTCGTCGCCCACCGTGATTCCCCGGTAGCCGATCTGCACGATCCTGCGCACGCCGGGCAGCTTCGACAGCCTGCGCAGCACCTGCTTGTGGTCGTGGAACGGCGTCCCCTCCCACGGGCTGAAGTCCGTGTGCGCGTCAATCCAGACCAGGCACAGGTCCCCGGCGGACTGCAGCACCGACACGGGCGCGTAGCTGATGGAATGGTCGCCGCCGAGGAACAAGGGGCGCAGGCCGCGCGCCAGGATGTCCTTCGTCGTCGCCGCCAGCCGCTCCAGGTAGCGCGCCAGGTTCGCCGGCCCCGCCACGTCGCCCCAATCGCAGCCAGGGACCCGAGGGGGTGCCAGGAGCTGGCTCGCCTCGCGTATCGCCGCGGGGCCCTTCGCCGCGCCGCGAGCGATCGGGTTGCCCAGGTCCGTCGGCGCGCCCACGACGCAGAGCGCGCCCGGCTCAGCCAGCGCCAGGCTGCGGTCCGGCCAGCCGAACAGCGACGCGCGCGGGCTTGCTCCGCTCATCGCTCGGCCCCCCCATGGCCGCGGGAGGCCTCCATCGCGGTCAGCGCGAGGTCGCAAGCGACCGCCGCGGACAGGTGCGCGAGCCTTGACCGCGTGTCCAGGCCAACGAGGTCGATGCCGACGATGCGGTGCCGCTGGCCCAGCGCGGAGATCACCCCCCTGAGCTCGGCCTGTGACAGCCCGGCCGACACGCCGTGCTCGTCCGTCCGCATGCACTCCGGCGTCGTGAGGCCAAGGTCGATTGACAGATGCACGTCGCCGCCCCAGTCACACGCCAGCGTGTCCAGGGGGGCGCGGCGCAGCGCCTCCACGTCGTACACCGTCACCCGGCCGCTCGGGCTCGCGGGGGGCGGCTTCAGCCCGCCCAGGCTCACGAACCGCTCCACCCCTTCGAGTTCCAGGAGACGGGCCGCGACCTCCTCCGCCCCGATGACCTCGGCGCCCGACGCGGGAGACGTCGCCAGCTCTGCGGAGAGCCGGACGACGGTCAGCGGCCCCCGGCGTCGGAGCGCCGCGGCAACGGCGTACGTCACCGAGCCGTCCCCGCCAAGGACGACCGGCACCGCCCCCTCCCCCAGCGTCCCGAGGACCGAGGCGATCCGTCCGAACAGCTCGGCCTGCTCCTCTCCGTATTCGACGTAGACGTCGCCAGCGTCGGCCAGCGAGGCGCCCCGCATGATCCAGGTCTCCCGGTTCGCGTCGAACCAGCCGTTGGGACGGCCGTCGGCGATTCGCATCCGGTAGAGGTAATCGAGCGACTTCTGCCGGATCGCCGTCGGCGCGGCGCGGCAGTCGACGGCGCCCGCGAGGTCGTAGGGCACGCCCAGCACCACGAAGTCGCTGGCCGCGCCGTGGGCCGGCGCGTTGCAGAAGCGGTAGGGCACCGTCGTGCGCAGCCGGTCCGCGCGGACCGCGCGCGGCGCGTCGGCGTCGAGGAGGAGCCGCTTCTCCAGCAGCCGGCCCACCTGCGCGCGCGCCCCGGCCGCGGCGCCAGGC
Proteins encoded in this window:
- a CDS encoding arginase family protein, producing MRNPDSSVDAPDSPAGWGDLSTIRLVLSDDLILESQDATHVTVANTATAARMKLSTAAYQFLKAFAKPRRLEEVVPPGAAAGARAQVGRLLEKRLLLDADAPRAVRADRLRTTVPYRFCNAPAHGAASDFVVLGVPYDLAGAVDCRAAPTAIRQKSLDYLYRMRIADGRPNGWFDANRETWIMRGASLADAGDVYVEYGEEQAELFGRIASVLGTLGEGAVPVVLGGDGSVTYAVAAALRRRGPLTVVRLSAELATSPASGAEVIGAEEVAARLLELEGVERFVSLGGLKPPPASPSGRVTVYDVEALRRAPLDTLACDWGGDVHLSIDLGLTTPECMRTDEHGVSAGLSQAELRGVISALGQRHRIVGIDLVGLDTRSRLAHLSAAVACDLALTAMEASRGHGGAER
- a CDS encoding cupin-like domain-containing protein, with amino-acid sequence MEATPIPAYDLEAFRQLVEKSPDVLTRQPCVVRGFTDKWLASKRWGELDALSEMFGHLPVTAGAPQFVTQKQAKMCQVMTDFGTYLEYVKAPERVEALFEGKWSKGSAQLLRELGLPLYSGNLRLVRHAREEVFSQLDPILPEPLEHFNNEIPYYYQSGNHVWLYVSLKGALTPLHQDNNAVIAYLAQLRGQKRAILYSAEDKRHYYNPDVGYLDPLNPNDDEFPTWREARPWTGLLNPGELLIWGPNWAHHVVTLSDSTTVSFDFINALNLRAYAKSVDWRDELGRFARKNAELIRTRIPDRRVHDALTGASDPELGRELMICVLRSALAGSQPERSARVRRELLAALEEDAAPELKPAAAGAV
- a CDS encoding arginase family protein, with product MSGASPRASLFGWPDRSLALAEPGALCVVGAPTDLGNPIARGAAKGPAAIREASQLLAPPRVPGCDWGDVAGPANLARYLERLAATTKDILARGLRPLFLGGDHSISYAPVSVLQSAGDLCLVWIDAHTDFSPWEGTPFHDHKQVLRRLSKLPGVRRIVQIGYRGITVGDERSLGDDAVVITSARARNLSDAELLALVPEALPCYVSIDIDAVDPFHAPGTGAPVPDGLHPLHVRRILSALVRERRISGLDVVEVNPVLDVQTSTSAIAAELIREAADQWHSQLGRSNRAS